The Pyxidicoccus sp. MSG2 DNA segment AGGGGCCCTGGAGTCGGGGAAGAGTGTCTTCACGAAGTCGAGGAACACGCGGACCCGGGAGGGCAGGTGTCGGTTGGGAGGATGCAGCGCGTGGATGGGCCGCTCCTCGCAGGCGTGCGCGTCGAGCACCGTGACGAGCGCGCCCGTGGCCAGCTCGCGCGCCACCATGAAGTCCATCATCCAGGCAATGCCGAGCCCCATCACCGCGGCGTCCCGCAGCGTGGCGCCCTGGCTGACGTGGAAGGCGCCGCGTGGCACGACGCGGCCGTCCTTGAAGCGCCACTCCCCCGTCACCCCCTGGCGCAGGAAGCCCAGACACTGGTGCCGCGCCAGGTCCGTGGGCGCCACTGGCGTGCCATGGCGTTGCAGGTAGGCGGGGGAGGCCACGGCCACCAGCCGCGCCACCGCCAGCTTGCGCGCCACCAGCCGTGAGTCCGTCAGTTGTCCCATGCGGATGAGCACGTCGGCGCCCTCGGTGATGGGGTCCACGACTTCGTCGCGCAGCGTCAGGTGCAGCTCGACGCCCGGGTAGGCCTCCAGGAAGCGGGGCAGGGCGGGCGTGAGCACGAGCTGCCCGATGACCTGGGGCGCCTCCACGCGCAAGAGGCCCGTGGGCCGACTCCGGGAGCGGGCGAGTGACTCCCTGGCCTCGTCCAGCTCCGCGAGGATGCGCTGGCAGCGGGCGTAGAAGTCGCGCCCGTCCTCGGTGAGTCGGAGCGCCCGCGTCGTCCGCTGGAAGAGGCGCACGCCCAGCTCCTCCTCCAGCCGGGCGATGCGCCGGCTCACCGCGGAGGCGGTGACGGCGAGCCTGCGCGCCGCGCGCGTGAAGTCACCGTCCTCCACGGTGCGGACGAAGGCGTCGATGTTGGCGAGCGAGTGCATGGACATGCGGGCACGGGATTGATGCGAGGGACGCATGGATGATGTGCCGGGGCTTCACTCGCACTCAACCGGAGCGCACGGCACATCCCTCCTCGTGAGTCACGAGGCCCACCCATGGGCCCGTGTACCCGAGGAGGAATGCGTGATGGAGACCGGGAAACCGTCGATGT contains these protein-coding regions:
- a CDS encoding LysR family transcriptional regulator, producing the protein MSMHSLANIDAFVRTVEDGDFTRAARRLAVTASAVSRRIARLEEELGVRLFQRTTRALRLTEDGRDFYARCQRILAELDEARESLARSRSRPTGLLRVEAPQVIGQLVLTPALPRFLEAYPGVELHLTLRDEVVDPITEGADVLIRMGQLTDSRLVARKLAVARLVAVASPAYLQRHGTPVAPTDLARHQCLGFLRQGVTGEWRFKDGRVVPRGAFHVSQGATLRDAAVMGLGIAWMMDFMVARELATGALVTVLDAHACEERPIHALHPPNRHLPSRVRVFLDFVKTLFPDSRAPSHRGNQT